The Hippoglossus hippoglossus isolate fHipHip1 chromosome 16, fHipHip1.pri, whole genome shotgun sequence genomic sequence catgcagacacacacagagacacacacacacacacacacacgcacacacacgcacacacacaaacagtgtcttGTTACTTTCaacatcatttcattttcactctcagcgacattatttaaattaaaagtctTCAACGTGTCAGTTTCCCTACAGCAAACGGAAGATTCTTATTTGTGatgtaaaacattattttattttcccgtCTGCTCTAACTTCAATCACAGTGTCTATGATGTTTACGTGTATAATCTTACACTGAAACAGCCCAGTTTGAGATCAAACATCAGAAATGACTTGAGATAACCTGAACAGGCTCTTAAAACCAGGTTAAGATGTCCAACTTATAGCATTAATAAGATAATAACTATGGATGCAGACTATAAACTCAAAAGGTTGACAAACAGAGACGTCCTGTTTACTGGTTAGTATATAACTCATAAAAACTGAGAGGGGATTACAGCATCGGGGCACTGAGGGGTTTTCCAGTGTGAGCGTGTTTCTAGCTGTGACCATGCGCAGAGACAATTGGAGGCTGTTAAGCTGTAAGTGGTTGACTGACCGTGGCCGACTTGATGATCCGTCCACTCCTGGTCCTCTTCACACCCACCTCCATGTCAGAGGTCCTCTTCACCAGAGTGTCCATCTGAAAGGGGACACATGGCCCGTAACACCGACCCCACATAAGTGGCCATTTGCTTTATGTTCGCAAAGAGCCGACACTCACTCTGCGCGTTGTGATTGCTGGTcaacctttatatatatatatttaatatttctaaattaaaataaccttatgaaaggctttttctttaactttaacagTTAACAAATCTTTTTAAACTGGCATATTCAGTGTGATTGTTTTCTATTTGGCCAACCTAcagaatgttttattcactgttcattttattgatctttttgatgcattgttatttttttgttttgtttttatctctgccttgtaaggtgaccttgagcGCTGTGAGAGGCGCctgtaaataaaatgcattatcattatttattattagtttcTGAATGCATTCAATTCTGGGTTTAACATATTCTTCAACATGAGAAGAATCAAAGATGTAAAATTGGCAGAAAAATCATCTTCCACTTCTTAACAAAAGCATTATTCCCCTTTTTTAAACCACTTCATGTTTACTTGATGTTGATTTGGAAAAGATGTTATTTTGCCTTTTAGGTTTGATTCCTCACCAACAATTTCCACTTGAACGTTAATAACTGGAGCAGGATCAGTGATTTATACCTGCTCACAGTGGATTGATGTAAATCTCACACCTACCTCTATGATCTCTTCACGACTCTCCATCTTCTCATGACAGGTCAGTTGggtttcttaaaaaaaacaaaaaaaaaacacactataATTTTATACGGTTTAAATGATGTAGTTTCGAGGGGtctcataataatcataataaaaaacatgCCGGATAAAGGATATTTTATCTGGATTATGATGACATCTGTAGGTTTAACAGGTGACGTTCACCCCGTTGTTATTGCATCGaatgactaattaaaaccaaacttatcagacacatgaacacatcagCAGTTTTTACCAGAGGATTGTTTATGGCAGCGGCGGCTGTCTCTGGTTTATACAATTAATTTCAAGATCATTGCGAATCATTGCTTCCAGAAATTAAGTGCCATGTTGAATCCACATTGTACAAGTAACATGTTTAAGTCTCCTTAACGCCTGCAGTCACTTCATACATAAAGGAGACAAGAACAAACAAGAACAAGCTGAACTGTGTAAAGGTTGTTATAAGTCAGATGAAgtgaaatggggggggggggcggctcaCCGGCGTTATCCAAGTCTGTGTTCTCGGTGTCAGGTCTCTCCACGTCTTCGATCACATGGCTCTaaagatttaaaacatgttatCTGAACACCATGATAGAACTGTGtcaacacactgaacacaacagcaaacagctTCTGATAAAAACAGGCCGACTATCACGTCTGACCTTTAGCTTGGAAATTTGTGTGTTGACCTCAAAACGGCGCAAATTCATACTTGTCAGATGTCTTATAATCCTGAAGAACGTGTCGATGAGGGGTAAAAAAAACCCGTTATTATAAAATTACATGTGTGACTTAAAAGTATGACTATGATGTTAAAGATCCTCTGGGTCATGTACGGCCTGTGagagaatttaaaaatacaaagaaagcAATTCAGAAATACCAAATCATTCTGATGACAGTCGATTTTTTTCTGCAATAACAAGATAATTACATACAACAGTTGACAAGCTGACAAGTTGAAAAGACAAGATAAGAAGCTaaactgtcaatcaatcaatcaatgagtCATTCAGCAGAAGAATTTGTGAAAGATCCTTGTTTCTGCTGTAAAATTGTTCaacaaaatgtaattgaggATTGATATTTTCCAGTTTGATCATCAACTTTCCTatgaataaaattaaatcaCAAATAGAACCTGAATCAGGAAAATAAGCTGAATTGTAATTGTTATTTTCAAAGTTACATTGTTTGAATGGAAAGTGCTATACACCAAAATTCTGTGAAGCTCGTATCGGCCTATTTTTACTGGCTAACAAATAAATTGGTGGGATTCTATAAGAAATACCAAGCACTGCCACTTTTgtgccatcatcatcatcactaccatctgacatcagaggCCTATCAGCAGTTCCAGCTGTAGCAACAAAGAAGTTAGTGTGATAAACCTGCTCAGTAATTCCGTACGGCCTGCGAAGGATGatgtaaaaatctaaatggCCCTCGATAAGAAAAAGGTTTGCTTCCCCTGATGTAGAGCGTGTGTCGTATAAGCAGAAATAACTTAGAGTAATAGTGAACATGAATTTGATCGTAAAGAGATTTATAGTGCGACACTATAACGTAAGTCAAAAGCATGACTGAAATGACTTTGCCCTGCTGAGTGTAAACAAGCTTTATGTCTGAGTTGCTTGTGTGCTGACCTGTGAAAGGAcgccctccccctccatctTCAGAACCCACTTCTCCATCACATTAAcgctctcctccacctgcacacGTTTAGCAGAAAGCAAAGCTGTCCATTAGAAATCAGCTTGCTGAAGTGCTGACTTATTGATTAGGATGTTGATTAGGGAACAAAGGCATCAAAAGCGTTCCATTAAAGACGGtcaatattaaagaaagacTCCAACGTGGGCATTGGGGTTAGGCTTTCTATAGCTCTGTCTTCATTTCCCTCACCTGctccagtctctgtctctctgtggccaTGTCCATCTTCAAAGTGTGGAAGGGGGTGGACACCTCGCCCATAGTGAGTTTGACCGGCTCCCTCTCGAACTCCATGGTGTCACCGTCAGCCTCCTTGAAGCCCGGGGGCTGGTAGTCCTGAGGGGTGACTGCAAAacaatcacacagacaaacaaaccacgAGACAGTTTTACAGTGTCAGTCAAAAGCAAATATCATGACTGCAAAATATTtgttacaaacacacagtacacaGTCAATGACCTGTTTCTACAATCTAAATATGAACTATTTTCAGTTTAGCCTATAAATGTCTCTTTTAcatatatgttttaaattgcTTACAGCTGGAAATCACATTTGACTTAGATGTtgcacaaaaaatgttttttttcatttattggtTTTCCCTTCCTGCCTTTACAAAAGACAGGGAATCTTTAATTGCAGCAAAATGGCTAAAACGTGACacaaatgtatgtatgtatatgatAAAAGCATGTAAGAGTTCCAGGGTTCATGACATTAGGTTCAAATTTAAATCTAATTGATGTCTAGTTATGGTGAGTTTGTTTGTTACCATCATCGTAGTAAGACAGCTTCATGTTGAGGCAGACGTTATCTGGCAGAGGACCCAGGTTCTGCATCAGCGTGTAGAGCTTCCTCACCAGCAGGACGCTGGCCTTCTTAGTGTCGCCACATGTCATGGTCgacactttgttgttgttgttgttgttgttgctgctgctgctgctggaacaaaAATGAAGCAGGTGAGAAACGAAGTCGTCCTGTCAGTTGCTTTTCCCAGGTTTTCcgatgttatatattttttagtttggtccatgacagccaccagggggcgatcaggaatctttggctttacttttgggcaCCGgtcatgtcgtctatctttatgtacagtctgtggTATAACATTTTTGTGTCCTTTCCCAATAATGCAGTAATAATACTAGCATATTGATTGTAGCTATTAAGCTTTGGTTGAAGAAGGTTCTGGACACATTAAATCTCTCATCATATAGAATCGTTTCTTCCGGGTTTCAAGCAACCGGTTGTTTCAGGTATTCAGGGCGTTCAATGGGTTAATTCATGTATTCACTGAGTCACATCGAGACAGAAACCAAATCAACGTCCTGGTATGTGAGTGTTAAGCCAACTTAGAGATGATTCATGCTTattgtattttccttttgtttgttccCCACCCCGATAGGAGGTTTATTCAACATCCTATTATCTCGACTGTCAAGCTTGACAAACTCCCACCTTTCAAAGTCCATCTGCGCTCCTTTTGCTGTGTACTGGATCTTAAACTGGTAAAACTCAGTCACTTTCTGCCAGAcaagacgagaggagagatgtaCAGTAATCATACAAACACCTGTACAGTAGTTTAATGGTATGGCAGATCCAGCACATTACCTGGGGGTTCTCTGGGTCAGTGTAGATCTAACAAAAgggcaaacaaagaaaacatcagcaCCACGAATACATCTAGGTTTCCATAAGGCCTCCAATAAAGACTAACACTGTAAGTAGTCTAAATAATGTGACAGTTAAAGATCCTCATGTACCACTTATCCCTTTGCCACCATCATTTCCCCCAAGCAAACTCCTGTGTATCTCAATAGAGCATTAAAAAGAACGAAACATAAGGTTAGCTAAATACTCACAGACATGATAACTGTCCGGAGCTGTGGGAAGAAAAAAGACCAAAGACACAATTTGAATCAACAATTTATTTGCTGGTCATGTTATCTTACATCGTCTCAACCCGGTGGAAATGACAAATCTTCTGTCGGGTGGAAAAGGTTGAATATGACTTACATATCTCTGCTGGATGGCCTCAAAACATCCTTGCATCCTGGatgaataacacacacacacacacacacacacacacacacacacacacacacacacacacacacacacacacacacacacacacacacacacacacacacacacacacacacacacacacacacacacggagccaATAGTCTGACTAACTTCCAACTGTAACATTATTACACAGCATCAGTTAACGTGTCACGATCTTAAGGGATGAATCATCCCAGTAGTGAACCACAGCATcttataacattattattacacataGAAACAGCGTCTTGACATGAGACTATTTAGGCAAAACTATTGTGATATGTTTCTGTCAATATCACCCAGAATAATCTATGTTATGACTGACAACCAGTTAGTTTGAACAGTAATGGCATCCCAAAAGGTGGAGGACATTAGTGTGGTGAGCCTGAACTACAGCTTTGACCAGCAGGTGTCAAGGTGTTGTTATTTACCACTGGACGATCTGAGAGGCCCCAGGACAGCTGCGCACTTCTCTAAGGATCATCACTTTCTGATCTGTGGAAGGCAACAGAAACGTGGGTATGAAATCTTGTTTGTAAATATTTCCAAATGGAAAATGATGTTcggacaaatacatttttcatgagTAATCTCACCATCAACATATTTGTTCCCGTAGGCCTTCTCGGGGAAAAGGCCCCGCAGGTATGTGATGCCAGACACCGCAATAGCCAGAAGCTTCTTCATAACAACCAAggactgctgctctgtgataACCTGATTAGGCAACAGCTGAGTCTCCTGCATGGGTGAATCAAATTAATCAGAATCTGAGTGCAGCTCATCACACTTTACACAAACACTCGAGACGAGACAGCTGGAGAGCGACTTCAACATATTTCATATCATATAAAACACTAATTACAGGGTGAATCTGTCAGTTTTTACACAAGATGCAACACTGTCTCTCTGGAGACTAAGATAAAGGATATGAGTATTAATAATTATAGTTTTTAGTTATATGGTTCTTATTTTGTTTACAAAGATAAGTATAAGTGAGGATGATCCTCTTCATCAAGTTGTGGGAGTTTTTTTGGTATGTACGTAGGGccaatataattattatcaatagcaatacaacaaaatacaatatttatctGCTTACTACCTCCTATTGAGGAGGTACAACACATTCATTATCGACCTCAGAtctgtttcagtgtttgtaattctctgctcataaagaaaagtttgaaaccacaaccttcacacAGGAGCAAGTATTTAAATAGCCCAGCCCTATATGAAAGgaatcataacattttaattttgtttttagctAAAAGttagaataaaacaatataatattaatCAGTATGGACGTTAAGAAACATATCTCACCCCAAGATCTGACCAGAGAAACATGGTCGACACACCAGGTGATCTCAACTGTAGCTTATGATGAATATGAGGATCATATATTTTGAATTTATAAtct encodes the following:
- the hormad1 gene encoding HORMA domain-containing protein 1 isoform X1, which gives rise to MACVQQVRTSQETQLLPNQVITEQQSLVVMKKLLAIAVSGITYLRGLFPEKAYGNKYVDDQKVMILREVRSCPGASQIVQWMQGCFEAIQQRYLRTVIMSIYTDPENPQKVTEFYQFKIQYTAKGAQMDFESSSSSNNNNNNNKVSTMTCGDTKKASVLLVRKLYTLMQNLGPLPDNVCLNMKLSYYDDVTPQDYQPPGFKEADGDTMEFEREPVKLTMGEVSTPFHTLKMDMATERQRLEQVEESVNVMEKWVLKMEGEGVLSQSHVIEDVERPDTENTDLDNAETQLTCHEKMESREEIIEMDTLVKRTSDMEVGVKRTRSGRIIKSATKTNLIVNNKPTAMRNKMVSQYDIPNSQETPATSTPTSKRKFSEPKERY
- the hormad1 gene encoding HORMA domain-containing protein 1 isoform X4 — translated: MACVQQVRTSQETQLLPNQVITEQQSLVVMKKLLAIAVSGITYLRGLFPEKAYGNKYVDDQKVMILREVRSCPGASQIVQWMQGCFEAIQQRYLRTVIMSIYTDPENPQKVTEFYQFKIQYTAKGAQMDFESSNNNNNNNKVSTMTCGDTKKASVLLVRKLYTLMQNLGPLPDNVCLNMKLSYYDDVTPQDYQPPGFKEADGDTMEFEREPVKLTMGEVSTPFHTLKMDMATERQRLEQVEESVNVMEKWVLKMEGEGVLSQSHVIEDVERPDTENTDLDNAETQLTCHEKMESREEIIEMDTLVKRTSDMEVGVKRTRSGRIIKSATKTNLIVNNKPTAMRNKMVSQYDIPNSQETPATSTPTSKRKFSEPKERY
- the hormad1 gene encoding HORMA domain-containing protein 1 isoform X3, with protein sequence MACVQQVRTSQETQLLPNQVITEQQSLVVMKKLLAIAVSGITYLRGLFPEKAYGNKYVDDQKVMILREVRSCPGASQIVQWMQGCFEAIQQRYLRTVIMSIYTDPENPQKVTEFYQFKIQYTAKGAQMDFESSSNNNNNNNKVSTMTCGDTKKASVLLVRKLYTLMQNLGPLPDNVCLNMKLSYYDDVTPQDYQPPGFKEADGDTMEFEREPVKLTMGEVSTPFHTLKMDMATERQRLEQVEESVNVMEKWVLKMEGEGVLSQSHVIEDVERPDTENTDLDNAETQLTCHEKMESREEIIEMDTLVKRTSDMEVGVKRTRSGRIIKSATKTNLIVNNKPTAMRNKMVSQYDIPNSQETPATSTPTSKRKFSEPKERY
- the hormad1 gene encoding HORMA domain-containing protein 1 isoform X2, with product MACVQQVRTSQETQLLPNQVITEQQSLVVMKKLLAIAVSGITYLRGLFPEKAYGNKYVDDQKVMILREVRSCPGASQIVQWMQGCFEAIQQRYLRTVIMSIYTDPENPQKVTEFYQFKIQYTAKGAQMDFESSSSNNNNNNNKVSTMTCGDTKKASVLLVRKLYTLMQNLGPLPDNVCLNMKLSYYDDVTPQDYQPPGFKEADGDTMEFEREPVKLTMGEVSTPFHTLKMDMATERQRLEQVEESVNVMEKWVLKMEGEGVLSQSHVIEDVERPDTENTDLDNAETQLTCHEKMESREEIIEMDTLVKRTSDMEVGVKRTRSGRIIKSATKTNLIVNNKPTAMRNKMVSQYDIPNSQETPATSTPTSKRKFSEPKERY